A part of Escherichia ruysiae genomic DNA contains:
- a CDS encoding phage tail protein, with product MPTEYARDNLGRYQTDGLSAKDFNKVFDLIRKQQRQSRRNARRTLTPRIMGMRNRELEAFLSLGKKKDGTYFTPEDIRSFNTSRQAHKTKFKSTVPGITYAQLVAQSTSIDIKRANNKVSDGTGIKAATFLGLKHNLALISVNASDESIHQHHRVRIRFEEWDKAVEEIAEDGAKKARIAADLCKGRVSFDCDCGRHQYWYRYMATAGNYAVAPPKEYAFPKIRNPDLTGVACKHVLHAMTRFQSPTWHKAIIIALEKAAEQVAFGDDKRKTTTYFKGELAKSLALNRTTTTDQAKAAREYELYLKSQDALGKKLRAKDSATDNVRRLLKKARTTANRKNAELKASRVREAQARAEADALKKALQTQANNLIKFFMSQGMDKAAATAQARNILETQINEARKRKG from the coding sequence ATGCCAACTGAATATGCTCGCGACAACCTTGGTCGCTATCAGACCGATGGATTAAGTGCAAAAGACTTTAACAAGGTCTTCGATCTTATCCGTAAACAGCAGCGTCAGAGTCGGCGAAACGCGCGGCGTACACTCACCCCAAGGATTATGGGGATGCGTAACCGCGAACTTGAGGCATTCCTCAGCCTTGGGAAAAAGAAAGATGGCACCTACTTTACGCCCGAAGATATACGCAGTTTCAACACCTCAAGGCAGGCTCATAAAACCAAATTCAAGAGCACGGTACCCGGCATTACCTATGCTCAGCTGGTGGCGCAGTCCACCAGCATTGATATAAAACGCGCTAACAACAAAGTTTCTGATGGCACAGGGATCAAAGCCGCGACATTCCTCGGGCTAAAACACAACCTTGCATTGATATCTGTTAATGCCTCGGATGAGTCGATCCACCAGCATCACCGTGTCAGAATTCGATTTGAGGAATGGGATAAAGCCGTTGAGGAAATTGCTGAAGACGGTGCGAAAAAAGCCCGAATCGCTGCCGATCTCTGCAAGGGCCGGGTATCTTTCGACTGTGATTGTGGACGCCATCAATACTGGTATCGTTATATGGCCACGGCTGGTAACTATGCTGTCGCGCCGCCAAAAGAGTATGCATTCCCCAAAATCCGCAACCCTGATCTGACTGGTGTGGCTTGCAAACATGTTTTGCACGCTATGACGCGTTTTCAGTCTCCCACATGGCACAAGGCCATCATTATTGCCCTGGAAAAAGCAGCTGAACAGGTGGCCTTCGGCGATGACAAGCGGAAGACAACAACCTATTTCAAAGGCGAACTGGCTAAATCGCTCGCGCTCAACCGGACAACAACGACGGATCAGGCTAAAGCGGCGCGTGAGTATGAGTTATATCTGAAATCTCAGGATGCATTAGGCAAAAAACTACGCGCCAAAGATAGCGCCACGGACAACGTTCGCCGGTTGTTAAAAAAAGCTCGCACCACGGCAAACAGGAAGAATGCCGAACTAAAAGCCTCGCGGGTGAGGGAAGCCCAGGCTCGCGCTGAAGCCGACGCTCTCAAAAAAGCCCTGCAAACGCAGGCGAACAACCTCATAAAGTTTTTCATGAGTCAGGGAATGGACAAGGCCGCTGCCACCGCGCAGGCGCGAAACATTCTTGAGACACAAATTAACGAAGCCCGTAAACGGAAAGGATAA